From the genome of Mucilaginibacter paludis DSM 18603:
AATCCAAACTGACCATCATTAAGAGATAAGCGCTCTTGTAAAAAAGAAATCCTGCATGTCCAACTTGAAAAACAAAGTGCTGATGTAAAAAACATCATTGAAACAGACGTTCTAATAGATGTTTTCCTGTAATTCATGTATAGATAGATCTTCTTCAACTAATTCAGATTGCTCAAGGCTCGAAAGATACACTTGAAAAACTGAACTCAAAACAACAAAAGATGCATTCGCAATTAATATATAGTTTAATGCGCCAAAACGGGCATCAAAAACGCTTAACAAAACGACAACTAAAGAAAGACAAGTGTCGAATTTGAAATTTTTATATACATTATACAGAACGTTATTCTGCAATTTTTCATTAAAATGAGGCGTAATTTTGAACGGCATACTTTTATTTATAAGTACCGAATATGTACCCCTGCTGAAGGTGAGAGCCAGAGCCTTTTGAAAGCACAGGCCTAGCCATGCGGTTTTAACAGTCAGTTTTTCTTTCTTAAGGAGATATGTATTAGTTATTATATTTCCTATCGTATCAAAAACAAACACTGAGAAAACAGCAATGTTGGCTAATTCAAGGTAACGGTTATCTATCCCACAAACATGCAGAAGTAGTGAGAGAACTATAAAACAGTAGAATGGAAGAGTGAATAAATTAGCATGAATGCCCGGTATCGGATAAAAGCTTAATGCAAGCTTCGGTTTTTTAAATAAATCTCTCAGAAAGTTATCCCTAAAGATTTGTGCATTGCCAAATGCCCACCGGTAGAATTGCTGCTTTGCACTCTTTAGGCTAAGTGGCAACAATGTTTTACCATAAGGAATATCGACAAACTGCGATTTGCTACCAGCCATTATTATTCTCCTGGACAATTCCATGTCTTCGCAAAGATAGTGTCCATCCCAAAGACCATTTTTCTCTATAACTGATTTTCTAACGATGGACATGTTCCCTATAAATGGAACTATGCCTTTCATATGGGCATAGGTCATATAGATTGAATGGAAATACCTGTGTATAACCCCTAAACCTAAAGTAAACTCCTGGGTTAGCATTGCACTTTGTACTCCTGAAGGCGTTAAAACGACATTGGTTTGAGGATTATCAAATAAGCACATCAGGTCTGAGAGATAGCTGGGATCAACGATAGTATCGCAATCAATAACGCTAATATAATCGCA
Proteins encoded in this window:
- a CDS encoding glycosyltransferase family 2 protein, which gives rise to MESASIVLALLMIAICLLSVLHRVFKYYVNLVSVNYKVPVITAQLTGKKVAILMAIRNEEPSIVFKTLDSMLRQKYENYIIIVVDNNTESESLWKPIEEYCSQNDKLKFVHIMNLKGYKSGALNLALEYTPEDCDYISVIDCDTIVDPSYLSDLMCLFDNPQTNVVLTPSGVQSAMLTQEFTLGLGVIHRYFHSIYMTYAHMKGIVPFIGNMSIVRKSVIEKNGLWDGHYLCEDMELSRRIIMAGSKSQFVDIPYGKTLLPLSLKSAKQQFYRWAFGNAQIFRDNFLRDLFKKPKLALSFYPIPGIHANLFTLPFYCFIVLSLLLHVCGIDNRYLELANIAVFSVFVFDTIGNIITNTYLLKKEKLTVKTAWLGLCFQKALALTFSRGTYSVLINKSMPFKITPHFNEKLQNNVLYNVYKNFKFDTCLSLVVVLLSVFDARFGALNYILIANASFVVLSSVFQVYLSSLEQSELVEEDLSIHELQENIY